From the Streptomyces sp. NBC_00390 genome, the window CGGCCAGACCTTCAGCAGTGCCCCGAGACCGGCCAGCGCCCCGAGCACGCGGGGCCGGCGGGCTCCGGCGAGGAGCGCGGCCACCGCCACGGCGGTCACCATCACGTCGTAGCGGGCGTACACGGTCGGGCCGAGGAGCGGCAGGCCCACGATCCAGGTCCAGCGGGCGCGCCCGCCGCCGTGGCGTTCCGCGTGCCGCAGCATGCACAGGACCAGCAGATCGCACAGCAGGGCGAGGACGAAGAAGGCGGCCGGATAGGGCAGGAACGGCAGCAGGGCGGGGGAGCCGATGGCGAGAGCGGCGCCGGGCGGGTACTGCCAGGTGACGTCGTCCAGCGGATACGTACCGGCCCTGAGCACCTCGTACCAGCCCTGGTAGATCACCGAGACATCGAGGGTGACGTCCGGGCCCGGGACCGTGACCGCATTGAAGACGCAGAGCAGCAGGGCGGTCCTGGTGAGGAGCCAGGCGAGGATCCACAGGCGGCCGGGGGACCGCGCGCCGGCTGCGTCCGCCATGAGCATCGCATCCGTTCCGTACGGGATCGGTGGGTGCCCATGATGCCGGTCGGGGAAGGCCGGGAGCGGTGAGGCGGGGCCGTTCGGTACTGTCGTCGGCGATGCACAAGACCTTGATCGTGACCAACGACTTCCCGCCGCGGCCCGGCGGCATCCAGGCGTTCCTGCACAACATGGCGCTGCGGCTGGACCCGGATCGGATCGTCGTCTACGCCTCCACCTGGAAGCACAGCAGCGAAGGCATCGAGGCGACCGCGGCCTTCGACGCCGAGCAGCCGTTCACCGTCGTGCGGGACCGCACCACGATGCTGCTCCCGACGCCGCGCGTCACCCGCCGGGCGGTGGACCTGCTGCGCGAGCACGGGTGCGAGTCCGTGTGGTTCGGGGCGGCGGCCCCGCTCGGGCTGATGGGGCCCGCGCTGCGCAAGGCGGGCGCACGGCGGCTGGTGGCCACGACGCACGGCCATGAGGCGGGCTGGGCGCAGCTGCCCGTGTCCCGGCAGCTGGTGCGCCGGATAGGCGAGGGCACGGACACGATCACCTACCTGGGCGAGTACACGCGTTCGCGTATCGCCGCGGCCCTGACCCCGGCGGCGGCCGGGCGCATGGTCCAGCTGCCGCCCGGTGTGGACGAGAAGACCTTCCACTCCGGTTCGGGCGGCGACGAGATCCGCAGCAGGCTCGGGCTGAGCGACCGGCCGGTCGTGGTGTGCGTGTCGCGGCTGGTGCCGCGCAAGGGGCAGGACACCCTGATCCTCGCGATGCCCGCAATCCTGGCGCGGGTGCCCGACGCGGTGCTGCTGATCGTGGGCGGCGGTCCGTACGAGAAGGACCTGCGCGCGCTCGCCGACAGCACCGGGGTCGCCGGGTCCGTGCACTTCACCGGGGCCGTGCCCTGGGCGGAGCTGCCGGCGCACTTCGGGGCGGGCGATGTGTTCGCCATGCCGTGCCGCACCCGCAGGGGCGGACTGGACGTCGAGGGCCTCGGCATCGTGTACCTGGAGGCGTCGGCGACCGGGCTGCCGGTGGTGGCAGGCGACTCGGGCGGAGCGCCGGACGCCGTGCTCGACGGTGAGACGGGCTGGGTGGTGGCCGGCGGCAACGAGGCGGCGGCCGCCGAGCGGATCGTGACGCTGCTCGAGGACCCGGACCTGCGACGGCGGATGGGGGAGCGCGGCCGGGCCTGGGTCGAGGAGAAGTGGCGCTGGGACCTGCTGGCGGAGAAGCTCAGAACGCTGCTCTGACCCGTCCCGGGCCGGGCACCTGAACACTTCCCTGAGCTGCGTCAACACTTTTTGACGGATCATCAGTTCCGGGGTGTGCGGGACCTGGGCGGAGCATGAAATTCCGCCCATGCTCCGGACATGACACCAAATCTGACGCGACGTCACCTGTTGGGCATCGCTGCCCTGCAGGCGGCTTCCGCGTTCGGCTTCACCCGCATCGGTCTCTC encodes:
- a CDS encoding glycosyltransferase family 4 protein; translation: MHKTLIVTNDFPPRPGGIQAFLHNMALRLDPDRIVVYASTWKHSSEGIEATAAFDAEQPFTVVRDRTTMLLPTPRVTRRAVDLLREHGCESVWFGAAAPLGLMGPALRKAGARRLVATTHGHEAGWAQLPVSRQLVRRIGEGTDTITYLGEYTRSRIAAALTPAAAGRMVQLPPGVDEKTFHSGSGGDEIRSRLGLSDRPVVVCVSRLVPRKGQDTLILAMPAILARVPDAVLLIVGGGPYEKDLRALADSTGVAGSVHFTGAVPWAELPAHFGAGDVFAMPCRTRRGGLDVEGLGIVYLEASATGLPVVAGDSGGAPDAVLDGETGWVVAGGNEAAAAERIVTLLEDPDLRRRMGERGRAWVEEKWRWDLLAEKLRTLL